In Rutidosis leptorrhynchoides isolate AG116_Rl617_1_P2 chromosome 2, CSIRO_AGI_Rlap_v1, whole genome shotgun sequence, one genomic interval encodes:
- the LOC139888634 gene encoding uncharacterized protein has product MEVSNVNNGGMFNGMERLVGNNYKYWKMCMEAYLQGQDLWELVAGSDAIIPVETLEQGESRRKWKIKCGKALFVLRTSISKEFIEHVRDLNKPKEVWDTLEKLFTKKNTARLQFLENELAISRQEGMSVSEYFLRVKTLCSEISEIDTNEKISESRLRRYLIRGLKKEHVPFKTSI; this is encoded by the coding sequence ATGGAAGTCTCAAATGTAAACAATGGAGGTATGTTCAATGGTATGGAAAGACTTGTAGGCAACAACTACAAGTATTGGAAGATGTGTATGGAAGCTTATCTCCAAGGTCAAGACCTATGGGAACTTGTGGCCGGAAGCGATGCCATAATTCCCGTAGAAACTCTTGAGCAAGGCGAGTCACGAAGAAAATGGAAGATTAAGTGTGGGAAGGCTCTCTTTGTGTTGAGGACATCAATTAGCAAAGAGTTCATAGAACACGTTCGTGATCTTAACAAGCCAAAGGAGGTTTGGGATACTCTTGAGAAACTCTTTACCAAGAAGAATACCGCACGGTTGCAATTCCTGGAAAATGAGTTAGCAATCTCAAGACAAGAAGGTATGTCAGTTTCTGAATATTTCTTACGGGTGAAAACTCTTTGTTCTGAAATTTCAGAGATTGATACAAACGAGAAAATTAGTGAATCTCGGTTGCGAAGATATTTAATTCGTGGTTTGAAGAAAGAGCATGTTCCATTCAAAACCTCTATATAG
- the LOC139891740 gene encoding deSI-like protein At4g17486 — MRLYPMNSSKEHKNEGSNDALLYLNIYDLTPVNNYFYWLGFGIFHSGIEVYDMEYAFGAHEYSTSGVFEVEPKSCPGFIFRRSIPLGTTDMSPTEFRSFMEHLSNKYHGDTYHLIAKNCNHFTDEVCMRLTGKPIPGWVNRLAKVGSFCNCLLPENIQVAAVRHLPDHATYSDNGSYSGDSSLTMGSEDDDDDDDVDHHLLTVPNGKVAFLQDSPVRLAKDLL; from the exons ATGCGGTTGTATCCTATGAATTCATCAAAAGAGCATAAAAATGAAGGAAGTAATGATGCTTTATTGTATCTAAATATATATGATCTCACACCTGTTAATAACTACTTTTACTGGCTGGGCTTTGGGATATTTCATTCTGGTATTGAAG TATATGACATGGAATATGCATTTGGGGCCCACGAGTACTCAACTAGTGGGGTGTTTGAGGTTGAACCGAAAAGTTGCCCAGGTTTCATCTTCAGGCGATCCATACCTTTGGGCACCACTGACATGTCACCCACAGAATTTCGATCTTTCATGGAGCATCTTTCGAATAAATATCATGGTGATACTTATCATTTGATTGCTAAAAACTGCAATCATTTTACTGACGAAGTATGCATGCGCTTGACTGGTAAACCAATCCCGGGATGGGTCAATCGTTTGGCTAAAGTCG GCTCATTCTGCAATTGTTTACTACCAGAAAACATTCAAGTTGCAGCTGTCAGACATTTACCTGATCACGCAACATATTCTG ATAACGGTTCATATTCTGGTGATTCATCATTAACAATGGGTagcgaagatgatgatgatgatgatgatgtagatcATCATCTGTTGACTGTACCAAACGGCAAAGTAGCGTTTTTGCAGGACTCACCAGTGAGACTCGCGAAAGACCTCCTTTAA